One Ahaetulla prasina isolate Xishuangbanna chromosome 1, ASM2864084v1, whole genome shotgun sequence DNA window includes the following coding sequences:
- the GIPC3 gene encoding PDZ domain-containing protein GIPC3, whose translation MILFCTLNTHKVDMQKLLGGQIGLEDFIFAHVRGDTKEVEVTKTEDALGLTITDNGAGYAFIKRIKEGSIMNRIPTVSVGDSIEAINDQTIVGCRHYEVAKMLREMPQAQPFTLRLVQPKRAFDMISQRTRSSKSSSEGKIGSGRETLRLRATGTATIEQAPSEFEEEAAEKMDDLLESYMGIRDLELASSMVEITKECQSPEDFARGLDLLLGEFAFPEEFVSEVWTAVCKSREISE comes from the exons ATG ATCCTGTTCTGCACTTTGAACACCCACAAGGTAGATATGCAGAAACTGCTGGGCGGCCAGATTGGTTTGGAGGACTTCATTTTCGCTCATGTCCGCGGTGATACCAAGGAGGTGGAGGTCACCAAAACAGAGGATGCTCTGGGACTCACTATCACAGATAATGGGGCTGGCTATGCTTTCATCAAG CGTATTAAGGAAGGTAGCATCATGAACCGCATTCCAACAGTCTCTGTTGGGGACAGCATTGAAGCCATTAATGACCAAACCATTGTCGGATGCCGCCACTACGAAGTTGCCAAGATGTTGCGCGAGATGCCCCAGGCACAGCCATTTACTTTGCGCTTGGTGCAGCCTAAACGAGCTTTTG ATATGATCAGCCAGAGGACACGAAGCAGCAAGAGCTCAAGTGAGGGGAAAATAGGCAGCGGAAGGGAGACACTACGGCTGCGTGCAACGGGCACTGCCACCATAGAGCAGGCA CCAAGTGAGTTTGAGGAGGAAGCTGCTGAAAAAATGGATGACTTATTGGAAAGCTACATGGGCATTCGTGACCTCGAATTGG CATCAAGCATGGTTGAGATCACCAAAGAATGCCAGAGCCCTGAAGACTTTGCTCGCGGACTGGATTTGCTTCTGGGTGAATTTGCCTTCCCAGAAGAGTTTGTCTCAGAGGTCTGGACTGCCGTTTGCAAGAGCAGGGAAATCTCTGAGTAG